The Alistipes finegoldii DSM 17242 DNA segment GCACCCGCGGGTTTCACCTCGTCACGGACGAAATCACGGCCAACCTGCCGCCGCTGCCCGACGCCGGGCTGGTGCATCTCTTCATCAAACACACCTCCGCAGGTCTTTCGATCAACGAAAACGCCGATCCCGACGTCCGCACGGACCTCTCGGCCATCTTCGACCGGCTGGTCCGCGAGCGCGAATCCTACTACGTCCACACGCTCGAAGGCGACGACGACATGCCGGCGCATGCCAAATCGACGCTCACGGGCGTCGAGCTGACGATACCCGTCACACAGGGCCGGCTCAACCTCGGCACATGGCAGGGCATCTACCTCTGCGAATTCCGCAACCGCGCTTCGGGCCGCCGCATCGTCGCCACCCTAATCGGATAGTCCGGCCGCAATTCAGAAGACAAGCGGACGCGCTGGCCGAAAAATTGCACCTTCCCGAAACGGATCACCAAACAAGGGAAAGCAATGACGACAGCGACAAAACACAAGACCGCGGACCGGCTCACCGCCGAAGAGCGGCACGAACTGCCCGACTCGGCATTCGGGATTCCCGAAACGCGCGAATTCCCGCTCGTGGACGCCGAGCACGTACGGGCCGCCGAAGCCTACTTCCGCTATGCGCCCGACAACAAAAAGGCGGCTCTGGCCCGGCGTATCCTCGCCAAGGCGGCCGCATACGGCGTAAACGTACAGAGTCAGGTCATCCGCAGCTGGGCCGAGGAGTAACGCCGCGCGGAACGCCGGAACGCGCGAAGGCCGGAGCACGAACGCCCCGGCCTTCGCTTTCCGCGACCGCCCCCGATCCGGATTCCGGTCCGCATACCCCGAACCGACGAACCGCATCGAGCGTTTCCGGCACAAAAAACGGCGGCGGAAACCGATTCCGCCGCCGCTGTC contains these protein-coding regions:
- a CDS encoding DUF6582 domain-containing protein, whose protein sequence is MTTATKHKTADRLTAEERHELPDSAFGIPETREFPLVDAEHVRAAEAYFRYAPDNKKAALARRILAKAAAYGVNVQSQVIRSWAEE
- a CDS encoding secondary thiamine-phosphate synthase enzyme YjbQ; translated protein: MIQQTEFTLRPRTRGFHLVTDEITANLPPLPDAGLVHLFIKHTSAGLSINENADPDVRTDLSAIFDRLVRERESYYVHTLEGDDDMPAHAKSTLTGVELTIPVTQGRLNLGTWQGIYLCEFRNRASGRRIVATLIG